Genomic segment of Apium graveolens cultivar Ventura chromosome 7, ASM990537v1, whole genome shotgun sequence:
ATAATTTTGTAGGATAAGTTTTTGTCGTAGTTTAGCAGGATAAGAAGACTATATCTAATAACTTagcaatttagtagtttagcatgtgtataacactatttatttttatttttaatgacCAAAATAAGTATACacattatttatttttatttttaatggCCAAAATAAGGGGATAACTGTTGAACTAAAATATaccccattccggttattatattctactagcataaatcccgtgcgatgcacgagtttccattaatattttaaatttttatttatcaagttatattatttttttaaaatatttatataaatatataatgattacaaatttttaataaaaataatagaatcacatctggtcgtaatttagtagaataaatagactatttctactagtttaacaatttagtagtttaacagatatgtaacactattatttatatattttaataatatgataagttgtattcgtagtttagtaggataagtatactatatttagtagtagtttaataatttagtagtttattagatatataacactatttatctatttttgtaataatcaaaattagagaattatcgttgaaccaaaccgttaaaccaaattatctctattccggctattataatatagtatagatatactAGCTTAAATCCCGTGCAATGCAGGGTTCCcgttattatttaaattttttatttatcccttcatattataaatttaaaatatttatatatatataataattataaattaataataaaaattatagaataacatgtgatcgtagtttagtaggataagtagatTATGTCCCGTAGTTAagaatttagtagtttagcggatatataccactatttatttatattttaataataggataattTGTGATCGTAGTTTAGTAGTATAAGTACTCTAagtctagtagtttaacaatttagtagtttagcggatatataacactatttatttacttttttaataactaaaattagggaataaccgttgaaccaaattatatttcattccggttattatagtatagtatagatagtatagatttttaattttgatttggTACGAGAGTACTTATAACCATTTtctaatttatatattttttttgctTTTTGTATAAAAAGCactaaatttgaatttattaaaattatggaAATGATACAAATATttgaaattattttatattttcgGTGTAAGAACATCAAATGAAGGAATATGAACATACTCGGTGTCATATGACGTATATAATTGGGTTAGTATACGTTCAAACATAGAGTTATACGATATCAATATATTATATATGAaacaattaattattatttttttaaaaaattatatatatatatatattatagaaTCTAGTGATCCAATACAAACCAATATATATACAAACTATACAATGACCTATTACTAATTGATATATGTATAATTAGTAATTATATAATAATCCACTTATATATTTTTGACGGTGGCACCACTCATTTATTGATCAGTATTATGTAATTTAGTGATTCCCAATAATTTAGTGATATCCACTAAATTATTAACATATTATTTACTGTTATATTTAGTGATTTTGAGTATGTAAATTAGTGATTTACAGAGATTTTCAATgtatattttaatttagtttgtattGAAGGAGgactatatatatatttagatatATATGTTGATATTTTATCTTGGTTCACATATATTTTGTGTATTTTTGTGTATACAAACATTTCCTATACTTTCATGGCTGTTTCATTTTATTTTCATGTTATATATAATATTTGGATTTCAGGAATCAATATTGAGTATAAACTCACTAATAGAAATATGAcatcagacatcggttcagaaccgatgttaaaataAATCTGAACCGATATTTTCGCGTGTGAGGTTAAATGTCATCAGcttttgacatcggttaacagccgATATCTATTACACTGTTATACATCagttttaagattaaatgtgatgtctttgcaacaaatttcagattatattatagtatttttaggtgaatatgagtatattatgaggtatttatccattaaaacataaaacctacaagctctaaaagtcatttattaaaattcttttgAACAAACCGATTAGaatgctagatcagacatcggttagtTTAAATGACTGATGTGAAATgtgggatcagacatcggttagtTTAAACAACCTATGTGAAATGCTGGATTAAACATCGGTTAGTTTAACACACCGATGTGAAATGCTGGATAAGACATGGGTTTACTTTTCGAAAACGATGTTAAATCTTGTTGTTTAACATCAGCCTGTTTCTCTAACCGATGTTTACTCTTTAATATTGTAAAATTTAAGACATCCGCTTTTGAAAAATTCAATGTTATTTGgcttaaaatacattgagtttctttttagaaccgatgtcaaatgactatttcatattggtttttgtagttctttttcgtttaatattattttacctGATGTCTTTTGTTCATTTTTTATATCGGTTTACATTTATCATTGTGATGTTAATATACTGTAAATTGCATACCATCCTGGTACTATTTATAGAACAGGGAACCAATTGCATTTAcaaccagaaaaataccaaacaATGCAACATCCCAACAAAAAACTTCCAACAGAAACATAAAGCTACATTGATACCAACTTTCTTAACATTCAATTCAACAAGCTCAATTCGAACATACattccaagtctaaaataaacatcccaacCAAAAATAATAAAACCCAAATTCGCTAGTTATTACATCCAACATTCTAAATATATTTGACTAGTTAATATGTACCAATATTGTCAAATTTCGACAATTCCAAACATAAATCAGAATGATGGATGTAATTTTCACCAAACCTCTGATAACCACCAACCACCAGCAAAACAAAACATCAAGATCACTCAGTTCAGAGGAAAGCTATATATAGATACTTAGCAATTTAAAACCCTTAATCAGACAGCAGTTTTATATCTTGTCTTGGATAAATTCAAGCACCTCCAACCGCACCTCATCCAGCTCCTACTTTGTGTAGGACTTTCGAGTTTTGGCTGCCCACTAAATAACACAAGTAAAAATTAGCATTACTGACAAAGGCTTTATATTCAAAGTTTGCTCGCTCTCAACAGGTATGCATTTCTCATTTGCTCTAAAATGGTTTGATGCATTTATTTTAGTCCATGCTAACTATTTATAAATCATAATGATAGCAACCAAAATATTATTAACCAGAATTACCATATGTATAGTTAAATATAAACAGAACCAATATATAACATATATAGCTTGTACAGAATCTCAAATTATGTATAAATATAATTGAATACTGACAGCATATAAGAAGAGGACCTTTACTATATTTAACAGTAATTTTCTTCGTCAATCCAAAACCGTACCCTCAGTTTTCAAGGTTTCATACATAGGAATTTAGGATAAGTCCCATCCATATTGTCATCCAACCATACCTCCATCAGCTAATAGTTATCTATCACTACTATAATAATAAAAACAAGATCCATATGGAAATCACAACCACTAACGCCATCCATgcaatatattttaaattatataaaatatctACAGAAACGACAATCATATTTCATCTGTTTCAAAAAACTGCACAAAATATTTCTACATGCCATATATCATAAATGATTTGTATATATACCTTGGTAGTAAAAGATAGTTACTTATTAGCAATGATATCTTTCTATGTATCGCATTATAACATAACCACATCCAGCCCCTCCTGGTTGTTTGAGAGATCCCTGTTACAATATAAATATAAGTTAACTCTAGAAATTACTTAAAATTACAAactgataaaaaaatttaaaatacaaaaaaCTTACAAGAAGATTCTTTATCTGAGGAGCTTTATTTCCCCTTCCAGTTTgagaattgtaggatttcatcGCTCTACATTACAGAACAACAATAATATACAAGATTATTTTTCGAAAGGGGGaatatttactatatatataGTAAATAGAAATATATTACTCTGTTAATGATTTTCCAACTCATCAAAATGTGTTGGATGTGGCAGAGGGTTCATAATATAAATGTCGCCATCCCAAACTACAACCAAAATTCAGTGATAAccatatttataaaaaaagaaaaaagaaaaatacaagtcagaaattttaaaaagaactacctaaatatattaatttgtaaAAGCATGTCTAAATTAAAAATAGTTACTTATGATTATGTGGCATGAAGTACATGCGATAGGGACTACTCTCTTTCAACCGATTAACAAAATAAGAATGAAAAGAATTGTTCAACGTAAATGTAGGTCCTCGATCGAAAAATCCATATAAGACCATGTCATTATTCTTCCTCTCAATCTTAATCAGTCTTTGCAACAGCCTACCAGGGAGTGAATTACATTACTTATAATATCCGTATAAAACATGAATATTGTATATATAACGATAAAAAAGGAACTTACGCCATATAAGATGATATTGCAGCTTGGCCAATCATATCGAACTCCAACAATGCTTTCACATTTTCATGCAAGATATAAATTGTTTTCTCAGTTCCAAACACGTCAGAATCATACAAAATCGGTATTGACTCCCCAATGGCTTTTAAGAAGACTGCAACATATTTGTATAACACCTTGTACTGCTTTGACATATGTTAAAAAAGAGAAAATGTTTGAACTCCCTTAAAACATAGAATTGCAAAGCCACATAGATATAGGTTTTTACTTCTTATTCTCGCAAACCAATATACCACTTCCTTGACAAACGGTGATGATTTTTCTGTTTACCCACTCTATTGCTCTGTAACTTACGTTGTTCCTGCaccaaaacaaattttaaaattaataaatattatttaatcaaaatttatttaatcatttagcAATTAAAATGGCAAtccttatattttattagtagaATATATTCATACCAACCATTTGGGGCTCGTCCTCTCTGCAACAAATTTCTTCCAAGGTTCTTTACCAACAAATACATACTTCTTCGGAGGCTTCATCAATTTCTTCTTTATTCCAATAAATGGCATCACATATTTTGCAGTTAAATCAGCTTTAGACTGCCTTCATTTTTCACCTGCCGACTATAGCACAAACTTCTCACTTTCTGAGGCAATTTTGAATGTTTCCTAAAGAGCAGCGTATTAAAGCACACAATATAAATAAGCCACATAATTTATAGTCATAATTTAAACAAAATGAAGAAGTCAATAAGGGATATAATTTACCTGGCCATCATCCCATAATATTGCTTTTAAATCATAATCCACTTTTGGCCAGTTTTCAGTGTCGATTAAAATCATTGTCCTTGCGAGCATTCCTATGTAAGACTGTAAAGTAGGCCTGGTATTTCTGATGGGAACTCCAAATTTATTGTATCAAACTTTAAATTTGTTTCCCCGAGCTTTCTTCACCACTACTTTGTGAAGAGCTGAAACACCACGCGCACCTCCTAACCTCTTTTTTGTAGATTCATAAGTGGTCATTGTTTCTTCACCACTACTTTGAGTTTGATGTTGTGGAGGGACTTGAACCAACTTATCATTACAAGTCTCTGTAGTTTTGACAAGAGGAACCATCTCATCCTCAACCTTTTCGGAGTTATTCTTCCCGTCACTTTCTTCGAAAATTACTTTCTCGGCTTTTTGCTTATTTACCATTTTGCTCCCTTAGTCTGaataaaattgaacataaagCCATCAATGCAAGCATAATTACaattaaagaaaaaaaaatgCCATCAGTCATTACAATTATAGAAAATAATTATAATTCATTATACAATTCATGGTAGTCTCGAGTTGTGGAGGACAATACAACAGACCAGGTAGCATCAACGGGATCTTCAATATAAAACACTTGCTTGACTTGGTCAACAAAAATATATTTATCTTTTTTTGTGACTTTGTCGACTAAAATCCACAAGTGTGAACCCAAGATCATCAACCCTTATTCCTTATCATTACTTTCCCATTTACACAGGAAAAAGGGAGCCTTGAATCTATGATAGTCTAATTCCCATATCTCTAGTATGATACCGTAAAATGTTAAATTACTTTCTACAGGGTTCAAGTCCTTGGCACTAGACACCTAGACCGCTTTAGCAATGGCAGACACCCTGCTGTTTGAACAATACGTATGTTATCTTGTTCCTTTATAAAATATCGCACTCCGTTCACTAGATAACCTTGATAAGTTAGTACTTAAAATGATGACTTGGCAGATAGCCATCTTATCATTTCTGAAACACCTTTGTTGTTCTCCCTTAGTTCATCATTCATCTACAAATATGATAagaaattttaaatcctaaataGCTAATAGTCATCATTACACTACTGATCAAAGAACCTAATACAACACTGACTTTGTTTTGAAACCAATCAGCAAAGAGCCGATTGTGCTCTCTCATGAGCCAATATAAgctttttcttttccctttgtGAATTTCTTCAAGATATTCCTTATGCATTCTGAAAAATGCATATGGAATGATATATTAAAAACACATTACAAGACTAATTACTAGATAATGAGGAATTGAAAACAACAAAGTGAATAAACTCACATAACATATGGAAACACTTCAGCGTTGTTTAGAAGGACATGTAGATGTGCTTCATCTCACTCCTTCTCTTCTACTGATTTTACTATCACAACGGATAATCGACCATATATTTTATTATCTTGGTTCTTTGGAAGACTAGCAGTTGAGTAATTCTGACTAAGAAACTCGGTGCAAAATTCTACGGACTCTTCTCAAAGGTTACTCTCTGCCATACAACCTTCGGGATAATAAAGGTTTCGAACATAACTCTTTAGTACTTTATTAAATCGTTCAAACGCATATATCCACCTATTAAATACTGGTCCACATAAGCGTAGTTCCTGAACCAAGTGGACTACTATATGTACCATTACATCAAAAAATGACGCATGGAAAACCTTTTCTAGATCGTACAAGGTCAATATGACATCTGACTACAGCTTATCCAGTTTTAACACGTCTACTACTTTGTTGCATAAAGCATTAAAAAAGAAACACAATCTAATAATTGTTACCCTAACATGCTTCGGAAGAACGGAGTATATTGCAATCGGGAGTAATTATTGGAGAAGAATGTGGAAATCATGTGACTTCAGCCCGTATATATTCAAATCAGGCATATAAACATAATTTTTGATGTTCGATGCATGTCCGTATGGAAGTTTTATCGACATTAATGATGACAAGAATGTCTTTTTTTCTGCCTTTGACAAAGTAATGAGAGAAGGAGGCAAATGGGTTTTCTTTACTCCAACTTGGGGAGCCAAATCAGATCTAACGCCCATTTCCATCATATCACGACGGGCTGCTGCACTATCTTTTGTCTTATGTCACATATTTAGTAATGTGCCAATCAGACTATCACATACATTTTTCTCGACATGCATGATATCAATACTGTGCCTAATATGGTGAAATTTCCAGTATTCAAACTCGAAAAATAATGACTTTTCTTCCATGGACTTTCAACCTTCTTTGCATTCTTCATTTTCTTCccaaattcaaatttgatttgtTCTTGCTCTGCTAACACTTCTTCTCCGGATATCATCTTTCAATACCCAAATATCCAGATGAGGAGATTTATAATCCTCATCATCCTCTTGTGCATCGAAATCCTCGACCTCAACAAAGTAAGCAATCGATTGACCAAATGGAAGAATAAGAGGATTACAAAGCTGACGTTCGTGAAGTGCAATCCAGTTAGGCACCTTGATTTTTCCCAGTATATTTGTTTTGGTATCAAAGTACATAACTAATTGATATGAAACGTCGGTGTTAAACCCTACCCAAAATGCAGTTCCATTAACAAATACAGATCTATTAGTACTCATAAAATCAACAAAAACTTTATCTTGGCATATTTTCTTCCAAGAATTAGAGTTAAGACTATAAACCCCAATCTCTACTGTGTGCAGGGCCTGTTCATATGAGTCATCAGGTGAGTATGGATCAAAGTATGGTGCAGCAGTCGATTTAGGTTTGACAATATGTACCACAACATAATCATTAACTTCCGGTAAAAACCCAAAAGCTAAAGCCTTCCACTCAGTCTCGAGAAATGTAAATATCGAAAGGGGCGAGTGAGGGAGCATCTTAAATTTATGAGCTAGAGGATTCAAGAGAGCAATGTTGGGATTATAATGATGTTCCGAATCAAACATTAAAGATAGACAAATTAAACCATTTGATTGTGCATACCACACACTTGCTGATCCTAAGTCACAGGCATGATTGCAATATTCTTCACATTGTGGATCATCGACTGTTAATTCATGGGTATCAAAATTACGGAAAGTAGATATTTAGCGATTATATTGGATGTGAGTTTTTGATAATTAGAGTGGAGAGAGATAAACATAAGAGTTCTTATAAGAGAATACCATGATTTTTGGACAGCTCCGCAGCGTAAGACATATTTAACCGGAAGTCTTTCGAGTATCTCCAACATAAGTTGTCCGGGAAAGTAGTGGGAGGGAATGTACTTGTGTTTTGACGAGCTCATTTCTACTCAATTTAACTGTAAAAATCCTGATACTAGGATTTAGGGGTGTTGGTTTTCAGGTTATAACTAATTAGGTAACGGGCCGGGCTTGATAAATTTATTGATTTTGTTATGGTGTTTTTTGTCTATGTAATTTTATTAAACCTATAATATTGTTTTAtgaaattatttatatttttaagtTTGATTTAGTCCGAGAGTACTTAAAAccattttctaaatattttttttttgttattttataaaAAGCACTAAATTTGAGTTCATTAAGATTATGAAAATGATacaaatattcaaaattatttttatattttccaTATAAGAACATCAGGTATATGAACATACTTGGTGTCGTATGACATATATATTTGGGTTTGTATACGTTTAGGGATAAAGTTATATGATATTAAtctattataaataaaataattaattattattttttaagaaataaTATATATCCAAACTATAAACCAATGACTTATTACTGTTTGATATAGGTATAATTagtgattataaaataatttactTATATATTTATGATAGTGGTACCACTAATTTATTGAATTTAGTGATTCCTAATTTAGTGATAGCCACTAAATTAATAACATATTATTTAGTGTTATATTTAGTAATTTTGAGTATGTAAATAAGTGATTTACATACGTATTCAATGtgtattttaatttagtttgtattGAAGAAGGagtatatacacacacatactcTTACTCCAATACaactaaattaaaatacaaactgCAAACTACACCACACCCAATTTAAATATATCCTTTCACACACAAATCCACCTAATTCCCTCCATTTTGAATTGAATTTTTTCCGTCAATTGGTAAAATctttttaaaatctaacttcactat
This window contains:
- the LOC141674991 gene encoding F-box/kelch-repeat protein At3g06240-like; this translates as MSYAAELSKNHVDDPQCEEYCNHACDLGSASVWYAQSNGLICLSLMFDSEHHYNPNIALLNPLAHKFKMLPHSPLSIFTFLETEWKALAFGFLPEVNDYVVVHIVKPKSTAAPYFDPYSPDDSYEQALHTVEIGVYSLNSNSWKKICQDKVFVDFMSTNRSVFVNGTAFWVGFNTDVSYQLVMYFDTKTNILGKIKVPNWIALHERQLCNPLILPFGQSIAYFVEVEDFDAQEDDEDYKSPHLDIWVLKDDIRRRSVSRARTNQI